Proteins encoded in a region of the Melioribacteraceae bacterium genome:
- a CDS encoding MATE family efflux transporter yields the protein MKLALPISLGQLGHIMMGVVDSLMVGKIGSAPLAAASLVNGLFFLILVLGFGMTFAIAPLIAISKGEKNLARCGVILNHGLFVNSIFSIILMILVFLLSYLIPVLNQPDDVTVLAKSYLQILSLSIIPFVLFACYRQFLEGLSIPNPPMIIAIAANILNAFLNWVFIYGNLGFTSMGLDGAGYATTLTRWVMTVALFFVVIKSSRLKIYNPVPDFRNLDDKLIRKIMSIGLPSGLQYFLEVAAFSFATIMVGWLGKIPLAANQIALNLASISYMVILGISFAGTVRVGEEFGARSSEGVRRAGFSAIGFASAIMFTSGVIFILFRGLIPQLYIKEKEVIEIASGLLIIAALFQVSDGLQATGIGVLRGITDVKVPLYVSFASYWLLGIPTGYLFGFVLGYGAIGVWIGSFTGLTCLGLFLLFRFNFKTRKINLSDKLN from the coding sequence CTTCTTTTTAATTCTGGTACTGGGATTCGGGATGACTTTTGCAATAGCGCCTCTTATAGCTATTTCGAAAGGCGAAAAGAATCTCGCTCGTTGCGGTGTAATTCTGAATCACGGCCTATTTGTGAATTCGATTTTTTCAATAATTCTGATGATACTTGTTTTTCTATTGAGTTATTTAATCCCCGTATTGAATCAGCCTGATGATGTAACGGTTCTGGCAAAGTCCTATTTACAGATACTTTCATTATCAATAATTCCCTTCGTACTTTTTGCATGCTACAGACAGTTTTTAGAAGGGTTATCAATTCCTAATCCGCCAATGATAATTGCCATTGCTGCTAACATATTAAATGCATTTTTGAACTGGGTTTTTATTTACGGCAATCTCGGTTTTACATCTATGGGGCTAGACGGTGCCGGATACGCAACAACACTTACGAGATGGGTAATGACGGTGGCCCTCTTTTTTGTCGTAATAAAAAGCAGCCGGTTAAAAATTTATAATCCCGTCCCGGATTTCAGGAATCTTGATGATAAACTGATCAGGAAGATAATGAGCATCGGTCTGCCGAGCGGGCTTCAGTATTTTCTTGAGGTTGCAGCATTTTCATTCGCAACTATTATGGTCGGATGGCTCGGTAAAATTCCTTTAGCTGCCAACCAGATTGCTTTGAACCTGGCGTCAATTTCTTATATGGTCATCCTGGGCATTTCATTCGCCGGGACTGTAAGAGTAGGAGAAGAATTCGGAGCGCGAAGCAGCGAAGGAGTACGGAGAGCCGGATTCTCGGCAATCGGATTTGCTTCCGCAATAATGTTCACATCCGGAGTGATCTTTATACTATTCAGAGGACTCATTCCGCAACTTTATATAAAAGAGAAAGAGGTTATAGAAATAGCATCGGGGTTATTAATCATTGCAGCGCTTTTCCAGGTTTCGGATGGATTGCAGGCCACAGGCATAGGTGTTTTACGCGGAATAACAGACGTAAAAGTACCTCTCTATGTAAGCTTCGCATCTTACTGGCTTCTCGGGATTCCGACAGGGTACCTGTTCGGATTTGTATTGGGATACGGTGCAATCGGTGTCTGGATCGGATCATTCACCGGGCTTACGTGTCTCGGGCTGTTTTTATTATTCAGATTCAATTTTAAAACGAGAAAAATTAATTTGTCCGATAAATTAAATTAG